A single window of Larus michahellis chromosome 17, bLarMic1.1, whole genome shotgun sequence DNA harbors:
- the PHLDB1 gene encoding pleckstrin homology-like domain family B member 1 isoform X18, translating into MGTLPRRVPLGAWASTGWQQQPVPESTRRLRAGAMEAAGRAPASPTRRVQTIIQNSPLDLIDTGKGLKVQTEKPHLVSLGSGRLSTAITLLPLEEGRTTIGTAARDIVLQGPGLAPQHCYIENVQGTLTLHPCGNACAIDGVPLRRPTRLTQGCTICLGQATFLRFNHPAEAKWMKSMIPAGGRSPAPLYGLPAKPEALVNGGRQPAERGSPSHSSLVSSIEKDLQDIMDSLVLEEPVSPAGKKTPTCGRSPLTPVVNGGGRCLLSPPPSPGAASGGSSYENASPTFSPLSSPASSGGYTSPSPSSQEQGPAVPPLVPLRSSSYNHAVQPPPQRPPPPPGGGPGEPWPPERPGDHRAGSPRLTPRAMPRPRGTLQERPPSPFRDPPAPSRQPAGRAVPDPRLQPPESPRAARRNVESMRELPPLSPSMSRRAASPRAAPDAPSPQPRLGREVPGSPRARRKGPEEPRGAGSPSPPLLVDTPPRRPSFGACLSPAYGLSSPAVPSPRQSPRTPRKPLGDPRPPVGPRERKNSITEISDNEDELLEYHRRQRQERVREQEMERLERQRLETILNLCAEYSKTDGSEAGDVQRLLAGEVDAGRRVPRAAVALGRAAKELRQRESLEKSDEENLKEECSSTESTHHEHEELAGPRAKEAQRLEEERAGALGRLDQLKGRLKELEQQLQETSREAEMERALLQGEREAEAARLRQEQEAVQQLQEKLAGLDASIRKERDKERAKVDAERKELEQLRALYHESKSHLDKCPESLREQLREQMRREAEALEMEAKLFEDLEFQQLERESRLEEEREARGQQLLQSRAECHRSIARRKERVAALDAQAAQVRLQSAQEAERLGRERNGVLQLLQKEKEKLMSLERHYQLVTGGRSFPKMSSALREVYRAKTEGDAGALTPRMKSGTPSSSQHNLSVLGRSPSPKLTACRPAQGPPSPAGSLPRNLAATLQDIETKRQLALQQKGQQVIEEQKRRLAELKQKAAAEAQSQWEALHGQPPFPTAFPGLVHHSILHHHRPPGLGPRAEELDHAYDTLSLESSDSMETSISTGNNSACSPDNISSASGVEAGKIEEMEKMLKEAHAEKSRLMESREREMELRRQALEDERRRREQLERRLQDETARRQKMVEKEVKLREKHFSQARPLTRYLPIRKEDFDLRLHIESSGHSVDTCYHVILTEKMCKGYLVKMGGKIKSWKKRWFVFDRMKRTLSYYVDKHETKLKGVIYFQAIEEVYYDHLRSAAKSPNPALTFCVKTHDRLYYMVAPSAEAMRIWMDVIVTGAEGYTQFMN; encoded by the exons ATGGGCACGCTGCCGCGGAGGGTCCCGCTCGGCGCCTGGGCCAGCACCGGGTGGCAG cagcagcccgTGCCCGAGAGCACCCGGCGTCTCCGAGCGGGCGCCATGGAGGCAGCCGGCAGGGCCCCTGCCAGCCCGACCCGCAGAGTCCAGACCATCATCCAG aACAGCCCCCTGGACCTGATCGACACGGGCAAGGGGCTGAAGGTGCAGACGGAGAAGCCGCACTTGGTGAGCCTGGGCAGCGGCCGGCTCAGCACCGCCATCACGCTCCTGCCCCTGGAGGAAG GGAGGACCACTATCGGCACGGCTGCGAGGGACATCGTCCTCCAGGGCCCCGGGCTGGCGCCCCAGCACTGCTACATCGAGAACGTGCAGGGGACCCTCACCCTGCACCCCTGCGGCAACGCTTGCGCCATCGATGGGGTGCCGCTGCGGCGGCCCACGCGCCTCACCCAAG GCTGCACCATCTGCCTGGGCCAGGCCACCTTCCTCCGCTTCAACCACCCCGCCGAGGCCAAGTGGATGAAGAGCATGATCCCGGCAGGGGGACGGAGCCCGGCGCCTCTCTACGGGCTGCCAGCAA agcccGAGGCCCTGGTGAACGGCGGCCGGCAGCCGGCCGAGCGGGGGTCTCCCAGCCACAGCTCCCTCGTCAGCTCCATCGAGAAGGACCTGCAGGACATCATGGACTCGCTGGTGCTGGAGGAGCCGGTGTCCCCTGCCGGCAAGAAGACGCCCACCTGCGGCcggtcccccctcacccccgtGGTGAATGGGGGTGGGCGCTGCCTCCTgtcccccccgcccagccccggggccgccTCGGGGGGCTCCAGCTACGAGAACGCCTCCCCCACCTtctccccgctctcctccccggcCAGCAGCGGTGGCTACACCAGCCCCTCGcccagcagccaggagcaggggcCTGCTGTGCCCCCCCTcgtcccgctccgctcctccagcTACAACCACGCCGTGCAGCCGCCCCCCCAgcgcccaccccccccacctgGTGGGGGTCCCGGCGAGCCTTGGCCGCCCGAGAGGCCCGGGGACCACCGGGCAGGCAGCCCCCGGCTGACCCCCAGGGCCATGCCGCGGCCGCGGGGGACCCTGCAGGAgcggccccccagccccttccgcgaccccccggcccccagtcGGCAGCCCGCTGGCAGGGCGGTCCCGGacccccggctgcagccccccgagAGCCCGCGGGCGGCCCGCAGGAACGTGGAGAGCATGCGGGAGCTGCCCCCCTTGAGCCCCTCCATGTCGCGACGGGCTGCCAGCCCCCGGGCGGCCCCCgacgccccctccccgcagccccggctgggcagggaggtgcctggcagcccccgcgccaGGCGCAAGGGTCCGGAGGAGCCGAGGGGTGCCGGGAGCCCCTCACCCCCGCTGCTGGTGGACACCCCCCCACGCCGCCCCAGCTTCGGCGCCTGCCTGAGCCCGGCGTACGGGCTGAGCTCCCCGGCCGTGCCCTCGCCCCGGCAGAGCCCCCGCACCCCCAGGAAGCCCCTGGGGGACCCACGGCCGCCGGTGGGGCCGCGGGAGCGCAAGAACAGCATCACCGAGATCAGCGACAACGAGGACGAGCTGCTGGAGTACCAccggcggcagcggcaggagcgGGTGCGGGAGCAGGAGATGGAGCGCCTG GAGCGGCAGCGCCTGGAGACCATCCTGAACCTGTGTGCCGAGTACAGCAAGACGGACGGCAGCGAGGCGGGCGACGTGCAGCGGCTCCTGGCCGGCGAGGTGGATGCTGGCCGGCGGGTGCCCCGCGCTGCCGTGGCTCTGGGCCGTGCCGCCAAGGAGCTGCGGCAGAGGGAGAGCCTGGAGAAGTCGGACGAGGAGAACCTGAAGGAGGAGTGCAGCAGCACCGAGAGCACCCACCACGAG CACGAGGAGCTGGCGGGTCCCCGGGCCAAGGAGGCGcagcggctggaggaggagcgTGCCGGCGCGCTTGGCCGCCTGGACCAGCTGAAGGGCCGCCTcaaggagctggagcagcagctgcaggagacgTCGCGAGAG GCGGAGATGGAGCGGGCGCTGCTGCAGGGTGAgcgggaggcggaggcggcgcggctgcggcaggagcaggaggcggtgcagcagctgcaggagaagctcGCCGGCCTGGATGCCAGCATCCGGAAGGAGCGGGACAAG GAAAGGGCAAAGGTTGATGCTGAGAGGAAGGAGCTAGAGCAACTCCGGGCGCTTTACCATGAGTCGAAGAGCCACCTTGATAAGTGCCCCGAGTCACTGCGGGAGCAGTTGCGGGAGCAGATGCGAAGG GAGGCGGAGGCGCTGGAGATGGAGGCCAAGCTGTTCGAGGACCTGGAGTTCCAGCAGCTGGAGCGGGAGAGCCGCCTCGAGGAGGAGCGGGAGGCGCggggccagcagctcctgcagagccGGGCCGAGTGCCACCGCAGCATCGCCCGCAGGAAG gagcGGGTGGCCGCGCTGGACGCCCAGGCTGCCCAGGTCCGGCTGCAGAGCGCGCAGGAGGCCGAgcgcctgggcagggagaggaacggcgtcctgcagctcctgcagaag gagaaggagaagctcaTGTCTCTGGAGCGGCACTACCAGCTGGTCACAGGCGGCCGGAGCTTCCCCAAAATGTCCTCGGCTCTCAGAGAG GTCTATCGTGCCAAAACGGAGGGTGACGCTGGTGCCCTCACCCCTCGGATGAAGAGTGGGACACCCTCGTCCTCGCAGCACAACCTCTCCGTGCTGGGGCGCAGCCCCTCGCCCAAG CTGACCGCCTGCCGTCCTGcccagggcccccccagcccggcgggCAGCCTCCCCCGCAACCTGGCGGCCACGCTGCAGGACATCGAGACCAAGCGCCAGCTGGCCCTGCAGCAGAAGG GTCAGCAGGTGATCGAGGAGCAGAAGCGGCGGCTGGCGGAGCTGAAGCAGAAGGCGGCCGCCGAGGCTCAGTCCCAGTGGGAAGCCCTGCACGGGCAGCCCCCCTTCCCTACTGCCTTCCCCGGGCTCGTGCATCACTCCATCCTGCACCACCACCGTCCCCCCGGCCTCGGGCCCCGCGCCGAGGAGCTGGACCACGCGTACGACACCCTCAGCCTGGAGAGCTCGGACAGCATGGAGACCAGCATCTCCACCGGCAACAACTCTGCCTGCTCGCCCGACAACATCTCCAG TGCCAGTGGGGTGGAGGCAGGGAAGATCGAGGAGATGGAGAAGATGCTGAAGGAGGCGCACGCGGAGAAGTCGCGGCTGATGGAGTCCCGG GAGCGGGAGATGGAGCTGCGGCGGCAGGCGCTGGAGGACGAGCGCCGGCGCCGGGAGCAGCTGGAACGGCGGCTGCAGGATGAGACCGCGCGGCGGCAGAAGATGGTGGAGAAGGAGGTCAAGCTGCGGGAGAAGCACTTCTCACAG GCTCGTCCCCTGACGCGGTACCTCCCCATCCGCAAGGAGGACTTCGACCTGCGGCTGCACATCGAGTCCTCGGGCCACAGCGTGGACACCTGCTACCACGTCATCCTGACGGAGAAGATGTGCAAGGGCTACCTGGTCAAGATGGGCGGCAAGATCAAGTCTTGGAAGAAGCGCTGGTTCGTCTTTGACCGCATGAAGCGCACGCTCTCCTACTACGTGG ATAAACACGAGACGAAGCTGAAGGGCGTCATCTACTTCCAAGCCATCGAAGAAGTTTACTACGACCACCTCCGCAGCGCGGCCAAG agCCCCAACCCCGCGCTCACCTTCTGCGTCAAGACCCACGACCGCCTCTACTACATGGTGGCCCCCTCGGCCGAGGCCATGCGCATCTGGATGGACGTCATCGTCACCGGGGCCGAGGGCTACACCCAGTTCATGAactga
- the PHLDB1 gene encoding pleckstrin homology-like domain family B member 1 isoform X10, which yields MGTLPRRVPLGAWASTGWQQQPVPESTRRLRAGAMEAAGRAPASPTRRVQTIIQNSPLDLIDTGKGLKVQTEKPHLVSLGSGRLSTAITLLPLEEGRTTIGTAARDIVLQGPGLAPQHCYIENVQGTLTLHPCGNACAIDGVPLRRPTRLTQGCTICLGQATFLRFNHPAEAKWMKSMIPAGGRSPAPLYGLPAKPEALVNGGRQPAERGSPSHSSLVSSIEKDLQDIMDSLVLEEPVSPAGKKTPTCGRSPLTPVVNGGGRCLLSPPPSPGAASGGSSYENASPTFSPLSSPASSGGYTSPSPSSQEQGPAVPPLVPLRSSSYNHAVQPPPQRPPPPPGGGPGEPWPPERPGDHRAGSPRLTPRAMPRPRGTLQERPPSPFRDPPAPSRQPAGRAVPDPRLQPPESPRAARRNVESMRELPPLSPSMSRRAASPRAAPDAPSPQPRLGREVPGSPRARRKGPEEPRGAGSPSPPLLVDTPPRRPSFGACLSPAYGLSSPAVPSPRQSPRTPRKPLGDPRPPVGPRERKNSITEISDNEDELLEYHRRQRQERVREQEMERLERQRLETILNLCAEYSKTDGSEAGDVQRLLAGEVDAGRRVPRAAVALGRAAKELRQRESLEKSDEENLKEECSSTESTHHEHEELAGPRAKEAQRLEEERAGALGRLDQLKGRLKELEQQLQETSREEAEALEMEAKLFEDLEFQQLERESRLEEEREARGQQLLQSRAECHRSIARRKERVAALDAQAAQVRLQSAQEAERLGRERNGVLQLLQKEKEKLMSLERHYQLVTGGRSFPKMSSALREETLHISEPYELLEGTKPPSPLPAAAASLASPAARSYPKAQEEYMRLSDVFRFCSNAHGPSPDTKASAAAPAAAQRSFLLAVPPAADEYVTVEQLSGILGGPRAPAASLLSCTPLAPSSSGCAAPPPPLPSLSSPSVSAEMEQQLPGGPVWPPALDLEKWYQEVMAGFETSSSSLSPPSSPPPLPAKAHSSHKPLQVYRAKTEGDAGALTPRMKSGTPSSSQHNLSVLGRSPSPKLTACRPAQGPPSPAGSLPRNLAATLQDIETKRQLALQQKAQPLPAEPSQPGNLPGQQVIEEQKRRLAELKQKAAAEAQSQWEALHGQPPFPTAFPGLVHHSILHHHRPPGLGPRAEELDHAYDTLSLESSDSMETSISTGNNSACSPDNISSASGVEAGKIEEMEKMLKEAHAEKSRLMESREREMELRRQALEDERRRREQLERRLQDETARRQKMVEKEVKLREKHFSQARPLTRYLPIRKEDFDLRLHIESSGHSVDTCYHVILTEKMCKGYLVKMGGKIKSWKKRWFVFDRMKRTLSYYVDKHETKLKGVIYFQAIEEVYYDHLRSAAKSPNPALTFCVKTHDRLYYMVAPSAEAMRIWMDVIVTGAEGYTQFMN from the exons ATGGGCACGCTGCCGCGGAGGGTCCCGCTCGGCGCCTGGGCCAGCACCGGGTGGCAG cagcagcccgTGCCCGAGAGCACCCGGCGTCTCCGAGCGGGCGCCATGGAGGCAGCCGGCAGGGCCCCTGCCAGCCCGACCCGCAGAGTCCAGACCATCATCCAG aACAGCCCCCTGGACCTGATCGACACGGGCAAGGGGCTGAAGGTGCAGACGGAGAAGCCGCACTTGGTGAGCCTGGGCAGCGGCCGGCTCAGCACCGCCATCACGCTCCTGCCCCTGGAGGAAG GGAGGACCACTATCGGCACGGCTGCGAGGGACATCGTCCTCCAGGGCCCCGGGCTGGCGCCCCAGCACTGCTACATCGAGAACGTGCAGGGGACCCTCACCCTGCACCCCTGCGGCAACGCTTGCGCCATCGATGGGGTGCCGCTGCGGCGGCCCACGCGCCTCACCCAAG GCTGCACCATCTGCCTGGGCCAGGCCACCTTCCTCCGCTTCAACCACCCCGCCGAGGCCAAGTGGATGAAGAGCATGATCCCGGCAGGGGGACGGAGCCCGGCGCCTCTCTACGGGCTGCCAGCAA agcccGAGGCCCTGGTGAACGGCGGCCGGCAGCCGGCCGAGCGGGGGTCTCCCAGCCACAGCTCCCTCGTCAGCTCCATCGAGAAGGACCTGCAGGACATCATGGACTCGCTGGTGCTGGAGGAGCCGGTGTCCCCTGCCGGCAAGAAGACGCCCACCTGCGGCcggtcccccctcacccccgtGGTGAATGGGGGTGGGCGCTGCCTCCTgtcccccccgcccagccccggggccgccTCGGGGGGCTCCAGCTACGAGAACGCCTCCCCCACCTtctccccgctctcctccccggcCAGCAGCGGTGGCTACACCAGCCCCTCGcccagcagccaggagcaggggcCTGCTGTGCCCCCCCTcgtcccgctccgctcctccagcTACAACCACGCCGTGCAGCCGCCCCCCCAgcgcccaccccccccacctgGTGGGGGTCCCGGCGAGCCTTGGCCGCCCGAGAGGCCCGGGGACCACCGGGCAGGCAGCCCCCGGCTGACCCCCAGGGCCATGCCGCGGCCGCGGGGGACCCTGCAGGAgcggccccccagccccttccgcgaccccccggcccccagtcGGCAGCCCGCTGGCAGGGCGGTCCCGGacccccggctgcagccccccgagAGCCCGCGGGCGGCCCGCAGGAACGTGGAGAGCATGCGGGAGCTGCCCCCCTTGAGCCCCTCCATGTCGCGACGGGCTGCCAGCCCCCGGGCGGCCCCCgacgccccctccccgcagccccggctgggcagggaggtgcctggcagcccccgcgccaGGCGCAAGGGTCCGGAGGAGCCGAGGGGTGCCGGGAGCCCCTCACCCCCGCTGCTGGTGGACACCCCCCCACGCCGCCCCAGCTTCGGCGCCTGCCTGAGCCCGGCGTACGGGCTGAGCTCCCCGGCCGTGCCCTCGCCCCGGCAGAGCCCCCGCACCCCCAGGAAGCCCCTGGGGGACCCACGGCCGCCGGTGGGGCCGCGGGAGCGCAAGAACAGCATCACCGAGATCAGCGACAACGAGGACGAGCTGCTGGAGTACCAccggcggcagcggcaggagcgGGTGCGGGAGCAGGAGATGGAGCGCCTG GAGCGGCAGCGCCTGGAGACCATCCTGAACCTGTGTGCCGAGTACAGCAAGACGGACGGCAGCGAGGCGGGCGACGTGCAGCGGCTCCTGGCCGGCGAGGTGGATGCTGGCCGGCGGGTGCCCCGCGCTGCCGTGGCTCTGGGCCGTGCCGCCAAGGAGCTGCGGCAGAGGGAGAGCCTGGAGAAGTCGGACGAGGAGAACCTGAAGGAGGAGTGCAGCAGCACCGAGAGCACCCACCACGAG CACGAGGAGCTGGCGGGTCCCCGGGCCAAGGAGGCGcagcggctggaggaggagcgTGCCGGCGCGCTTGGCCGCCTGGACCAGCTGAAGGGCCGCCTcaaggagctggagcagcagctgcaggagacgTCGCGAGAG GAGGCGGAGGCGCTGGAGATGGAGGCCAAGCTGTTCGAGGACCTGGAGTTCCAGCAGCTGGAGCGGGAGAGCCGCCTCGAGGAGGAGCGGGAGGCGCggggccagcagctcctgcagagccGGGCCGAGTGCCACCGCAGCATCGCCCGCAGGAAG gagcGGGTGGCCGCGCTGGACGCCCAGGCTGCCCAGGTCCGGCTGCAGAGCGCGCAGGAGGCCGAgcgcctgggcagggagaggaacggcgtcctgcagctcctgcagaag gagaaggagaagctcaTGTCTCTGGAGCGGCACTACCAGCTGGTCACAGGCGGCCGGAGCTTCCCCAAAATGTCCTCGGCTCTCAGAGAG GAGACCCTCCATATCTCAGAGCCTTATGAGCTGTTGGAGGGAACTAAGCCCCCGagccccctgccagcagcagccgcctcctTAGCTTCTCCTGCCGCCCGCTCCTACCCCAAGGCACAAGAG GAGTACATGAGGCTGTCTGACGTTTTCAGGTTCTGCAGCAATGCGCACGGCCCCAGCCCGGACACTAAAGCTTCTGCcgctgcccctgctgctgctcagcgCTCTTTCTTGCTTGCTGTACCTCCCGCAGCCGACGAG TACGTGACCGTTGAGCAGCTCTCGGGCATCCTGGGCGGCCCCCGCgcccctgctgcttccctgctgagCTGCACCCCGCTGGCTCCTTCATCCTCAGgctgtgctgctcctcctcctcctcttccatctctctcttctccctccgtCTCTGCAGAG ATGGAGCAGCAGCTGCCGGGGGGCCCCGTGTGGCCCCCGGCTCTTGATTTAGAGAAGTGGTACCAGGAGGTCATGGCTGGCTTtgagacctcctcctcctctctctctcctccttcttcccctcctccgCTTCCAGCTAAAGCTCACTCCTCTCACAAGCCTCTCCAG GTCTATCGTGCCAAAACGGAGGGTGACGCTGGTGCCCTCACCCCTCGGATGAAGAGTGGGACACCCTCGTCCTCGCAGCACAACCTCTCCGTGCTGGGGCGCAGCCCCTCGCCCAAG CTGACCGCCTGCCGTCCTGcccagggcccccccagcccggcgggCAGCCTCCCCCGCAACCTGGCGGCCACGCTGCAGGACATCGAGACCAAGCGCCAGCTGGCCCTGCAGCAGAAGG CCCAGCCGCTCCCAGCAGAGCCCTCGCAGCCGGGCAATCTACCAG GTCAGCAGGTGATCGAGGAGCAGAAGCGGCGGCTGGCGGAGCTGAAGCAGAAGGCGGCCGCCGAGGCTCAGTCCCAGTGGGAAGCCCTGCACGGGCAGCCCCCCTTCCCTACTGCCTTCCCCGGGCTCGTGCATCACTCCATCCTGCACCACCACCGTCCCCCCGGCCTCGGGCCCCGCGCCGAGGAGCTGGACCACGCGTACGACACCCTCAGCCTGGAGAGCTCGGACAGCATGGAGACCAGCATCTCCACCGGCAACAACTCTGCCTGCTCGCCCGACAACATCTCCAG TGCCAGTGGGGTGGAGGCAGGGAAGATCGAGGAGATGGAGAAGATGCTGAAGGAGGCGCACGCGGAGAAGTCGCGGCTGATGGAGTCCCGG GAGCGGGAGATGGAGCTGCGGCGGCAGGCGCTGGAGGACGAGCGCCGGCGCCGGGAGCAGCTGGAACGGCGGCTGCAGGATGAGACCGCGCGGCGGCAGAAGATGGTGGAGAAGGAGGTCAAGCTGCGGGAGAAGCACTTCTCACAG GCTCGTCCCCTGACGCGGTACCTCCCCATCCGCAAGGAGGACTTCGACCTGCGGCTGCACATCGAGTCCTCGGGCCACAGCGTGGACACCTGCTACCACGTCATCCTGACGGAGAAGATGTGCAAGGGCTACCTGGTCAAGATGGGCGGCAAGATCAAGTCTTGGAAGAAGCGCTGGTTCGTCTTTGACCGCATGAAGCGCACGCTCTCCTACTACGTGG ATAAACACGAGACGAAGCTGAAGGGCGTCATCTACTTCCAAGCCATCGAAGAAGTTTACTACGACCACCTCCGCAGCGCGGCCAAG agCCCCAACCCCGCGCTCACCTTCTGCGTCAAGACCCACGACCGCCTCTACTACATGGTGGCCCCCTCGGCCGAGGCCATGCGCATCTGGATGGACGTCATCGTCACCGGGGCCGAGGGCTACACCCAGTTCATGAactga